A segment of the Leptolyngbya sp. NIES-3755 genome:
ACTGTTAAAGCTTATACAAATCGATTAAAAAAATGTCTTGAATGGACGGATTTAGTTCTAACCATTTCACACAGTTCTAAACAAGATATCGTCGAATATTTGGGAGTTGATCCGAGTCGAATCTGTGTGACACATTTGGCAAGTCGCTATCAAGTTCGTGAAACGTCAGAATCTTCAAAGCCTTATATCTTGTTTGTGAGTACGATCGAGCCTCGAAAAAATCTCAAATCCTTAATTTCCGCATTCGAGTATCTGAAAAGAAACTATCAGATTGAACATGATCTAATTTTGATCGGGCAAAAAGGCTGGTTGTATGAGCCGATTTTTGAACAAATTGCTCGATCGGCATTTCAATCCTCAATTCGTCATCTTAGTTATCTTCCAGACGAGCAAGTTGCCCAGTTTTACCAAGAAGCGGATGTCTTTGTTTATCCCTCGCACTATGAAGGTTTTGGGATGCCTGTACTAGAAGCGATGACTTTGGGTGCACCCGTTGTTACAAGTAATAGTTCATCGCTGCCAGAAGTTGCGGGAGATGCGGCAATTTTAGTAGACCCAAATAATATTGAACAATTAGCGGAATCGATTTTGCGAGTGATTCGCGATCGACCCTTTCGCAATTCGCTGATTCAAAAAGGCACAGAACAGGCTAAATTGTTCTCTTGGGAAAAGACTGCAAAAGAAACCTTAAACGCTTATCGATCGATTCTGTGATATTAGTCAATCTCGCCTTTCTAGCCTCAAAACCAACTGGGCACACAGTCTACGCAAAAAATCTTTTGCCTGGTTTAGCTTCATTAAATCCTGTGTTGCTCACCGGACAAAGTTTTTCTGATTATCAGTGTTATAAAATTTCAGATCAATTGACTCCAGATCAAGGCACAAAGGGACACTTTAATCGCCTGAAATGGACACAATTTAGGTTGCCTAAAATCTATAGAGAGCTTGAAAGTAATCTAATCTTCTCACCAATTCCTGAAGCTCCAATTTTTACTAAATGTCGCTATATTGTGACACTACATGATTTTATTCCGCTTAGATTTCCGCGTTTCAAATCGCCTTTAACGCAGTATTACAGACATTATATTCCTCATGTTCTAAATCAAGCTCAGCATATTTTGTGCGACTCGGAATCAACTGCGAATGATGCGATCGCGTTCTACAAAATTCCATCCAATAAAATCACCGTCGTTCCGCTCGCCTACGACAATCAGCATTTCAAATTCCTCGATTTGCCAACCTCGAATTATTTTCTCTATGTTGGCAGACACGATGCTTATAAAAATATTGGTCGATTGCTAACTGCCTTTTCCCAACTTCCAAATGATTATGAATTTTGGATTGCAGGTTCTCCAGATCCGCGATTTACACCGAGTCTGAAAACCCAAGCTGAAGCATTAGGAATTGTCGATCGAGTTAAATTTCTCAGTTATGTTTCTTATGCAGAATTACCAGAATTAATGAATCGAGCGATCGCCCTTGTTTTCCCTAGTTTATGGGAAGGTTTTGGCTTACCCGTTCTCGAAGCAATGGCATGTGGAACTCCCGTCATTACCTCGAATCTTTCATCGATTCCTGAAGTTGCGGGCGATGCGACGTTATTCGTTGATCCTTACGATGAAAGTGCGATCGCAAATTCTATGAAATCGATCGTTACTAATAGCCAACTGCGCCAACAATTGAGACAAAAAGGACTCGATCGAGCTTCACAATTCAGTTGGCAAAAAACCGCATCTCAAACCGCTGAAATTCTTAAACAACACTCGTAATTATTTTTTCGCCATCAGCATTACAACGCCGCCGATAATAAATCCCACGCCAAACAATCGAATCATTGGAATCGACTCATTAAAAATAAATTTTCCCATCATCACCGAAAAAACGTATTGCAGTGCAACCGCTGGAGCAAGCACACTCAACGGAACACGAGTCAGCAAGAGAATATAAAGTACCGCCGCTGCTCCATAACACGTCAATCCGATTACTAATTCTGGTGTTGTTGCAATTCCGATGATATGACTCACTACATTGTTCGCCGTCAATTGTCCTAATTTCAGTGCGCCTGATTTAAGGAAGAATTGAC
Coding sequences within it:
- a CDS encoding glycosyl transferase group 1 (similar to AA sequence:cyanobase_aa:LBDG_29870), with amino-acid sequence MILVNLAFLASKPTGHTVYAKNLLPGLASLNPVLLTGQSFSDYQCYKISDQLTPDQGTKGHFNRLKWTQFRLPKIYRELESNLIFSPIPEAPIFTKCRYIVTLHDFIPLRFPRFKSPLTQYYRHYIPHVLNQAQHILCDSESTANDAIAFYKIPSNKITVVPLAYDNQHFKFLDLPTSNYFLYVGRHDAYKNIGRLLTAFSQLPNDYEFWIAGSPDPRFTPSLKTQAEALGIVDRVKFLSYVSYAELPELMNRAIALVFPSLWEGFGLPVLEAMACGTPVITSNLSSIPEVAGDATLFVDPYDESAIANSMKSIVTNSQLRQQLRQKGLDRASQFSWQKTASQTAEILKQHS
- a CDS encoding group 1 glycosyl transferase (similar to AA sequence:cyanobase_aa:LBDG_29860); amino-acid sequence: MKIAIDVTPWMPKPSGIGLYVSNLIQGLTELQSHESFELELIYQPGLKNWLKRNLAFPEYLRQYSNLHLFPFPVRVSNLFLEAPSLFSGQFERFSQNPDIVHGTNYTVFPVRKSRRVMTIYDISFIKYPEYSNSTVKAYTNRLKKCLEWTDLVLTISHSSKQDIVEYLGVDPSRICVTHLASRYQVRETSESSKPYILFVSTIEPRKNLKSLISAFEYLKRNYQIEHDLILIGQKGWLYEPIFEQIARSAFQSSIRHLSYLPDEQVAQFYQEADVFVYPSHYEGFGMPVLEAMTLGAPVVTSNSSSLPEVAGDAAILVDPNNIEQLAESILRVIRDRPFRNSLIQKGTEQAKLFSWEKTAKETLNAYRSIL
- a CDS encoding hypothetical protein (hypothetical protein cce_1546;~similar to AA sequence:cyanobase_aa:LBDG_29880); this translates as MTIAEFALFLVSIVAGVSGQFFLKSGALKLGQLTANNVVSHIIGIATTPELVIGLTCYGAAAVLYILLLTRVPLSVLAPAVALQYVFSVMMGKFIFNESIPMIRLFGVGFIIGGVVMLMAKK